The following coding sequences lie in one Erwinia amylovora genomic window:
- the tri1 gene encoding ADP-ribosylarginine hydrolase Tri1 — protein sequence MPIDLRQPYPLLNGYVFNHYRQYCPSEYQQDLAQGRDVHVDYARWLNEQSPLPQWLRHPQQQGSEQQRLDRAKGALVGLAVADAVGTTLEFQPRDQQFVSDMVGGGPFQLKAGEWTDDTSMALCLAETYLHHARLDLTGFRNRLVNWYRHGVNSANGICFDIGNATRHALEQYLLQGADWFGNTDPHSAGNAAIIRLAPAAIFQRHSLLRTLHDAEQQGRATHGATESLDASRLLARVLCLLLNGADKHTAMAPALCPFNARTALINAGEYRQKSRAQIRSSGYVIDTLEAAMWAIWHTDNFRDAVLLAANLADDADSVAATAGQIAGALYGYDAIPAGWREKLVEEPRIAQLAQRLYETAPVA from the coding sequence ATGCCCATCGATCTGCGTCAGCCTTATCCACTGCTCAACGGCTATGTCTTCAACCATTACCGTCAGTACTGCCCCAGCGAGTATCAGCAAGATCTCGCACAGGGCCGCGATGTGCACGTTGATTATGCCCGCTGGCTGAATGAGCAAAGCCCGCTCCCACAGTGGTTGCGCCATCCGCAGCAGCAGGGCAGCGAACAGCAGCGGCTAGATCGCGCCAAAGGGGCGCTGGTCGGGTTGGCGGTAGCGGATGCGGTGGGCACCACCCTGGAGTTTCAGCCGCGTGACCAGCAGTTCGTTAGCGATATGGTCGGCGGCGGCCCGTTCCAGCTTAAGGCGGGCGAATGGACCGATGACACTTCAATGGCGCTGTGCCTGGCGGAAACCTATCTTCACCACGCCAGGCTTGATCTGACCGGGTTTCGCAACCGGCTGGTTAACTGGTATCGGCACGGGGTAAACAGCGCCAACGGCATCTGCTTTGATATCGGCAACGCTACCCGCCATGCGCTGGAGCAGTATCTGCTTCAGGGGGCTGACTGGTTTGGCAATACCGATCCCCATAGCGCGGGCAATGCGGCGATTATCCGTCTGGCTCCGGCGGCGATTTTTCAGCGTCACTCCCTGCTGCGTACCCTGCATGATGCAGAACAGCAGGGGCGTGCGACTCACGGCGCAACGGAGTCGCTGGATGCCAGCCGCCTGCTGGCGCGGGTGCTCTGTTTATTGCTGAACGGCGCAGATAAGCACACCGCAATGGCTCCGGCGCTGTGTCCGTTCAATGCGCGCACCGCGCTGATCAATGCCGGGGAATATCGGCAGAAATCCCGCGCGCAGATCCGCTCCAGCGGCTATGTGATTGATACGCTTGAAGCGGCGATGTGGGCGATATGGCACACCGATAATTTCCGTGACGCGGTGCTGCTGGCGGCCAATCTGGCCGACGATGCCGACAGCGTGGCCGCCACCGCCGGGCAGATTGCCGGGGCGCTTTACGGCTACGATGCCATCCCGGCGGGCTGGCGGGAAAAACTGGTCGAAGAGCCGCGCATCGCCCAGCTGGCGCAGCGGCTGTATGAAACCGCCCCGGTGGCATAG
- a CDS encoding membrane-targeted effector domain-containing toxin gives MARIILSSADLYGGGEDELLSLEQEKSAVRFWFFSNVLGSSLVENITKKIASFHPYPFDYTPIAIKDVFSVTKLYSYGNLYLKRLGENYTDAFKKMWNSILHEEMPFLKFADTLDKTFVLHGEKFASLYAGTRFLSDVKKSNYSAEEAVKAGDVIWKYALSGHFTEDQLGYLQAPAIYFMARHSPDKVAYVMPFNETSAVAVLEYIRYRKMNALIPLFNNYSTAVKSWLTKRKLADKIISQCPTGELYSLPDIADGIRHEQERRKKGVDASRQIYMNGMRKPCKSAPENLNSKYLELTSHVADSFYQFDQFLVNSAFEDLPIIEYQFITAKESIMCPVDFSMHTDKPRGLSIRPVRDMDIKVSLEKTELISVMQAAEERIYALVEQIETAGGYKVIRVDRDILKFISAGILDYNKFAANCRVVGNELKSNHDTFFFSIKSVLNTVVAREGNIEFLVNFLSAKHRENLYHSLYESGNDQSDFISMWNVLKHIIPLYDCIDGIVKNEPAQALPSCLMDALSLTPGVGIATNLSGRFAISLSTGIRHGIATVGKAGIALAVKNTLKHVSLPSIGEMAILGKTALRSIDPGFELLSTASRSFSAKIKVLLASDKNTADLAARITPSNAIGSRQLAPADEALMALVPGTELRIPLKSIVNNNGQNVYVRFNPETGEAFGIHYHLEGEQLHQIAMKYPVESDYAENNLEYTLGDVTPLNRDNLLTLTSDGKGVYRYIDAFTHQITHALKINGQFYRVRPGGQEWLWHVDGKNDIKLARFDDVYYKVDEDKIMDVKYTTCRSRRAPTGHCIRLSPKLENAFKENKRWGVTIHDIPYIRPADSHPGLYIDADRKIYIKYENVYFRLKNEHKNKPDDILSVIRPKTGLFSGNVITRRIAEVTVSRQKGAYHFTTPEENMSECAGVSKDVSELHSAMRRLSFADYHSYDIPEEMRETIQVMDKKTLQDRDYYFHGLRPSQQDVVDKFRKITDDMLLDAEEFFKREAGNFNKCDIPTIASTDEPKDVLKKIYDKAGGIVIGESHSSIASKKFIVDNIDRLYENGVRTIFMEHLQKDMHQADLDNYLVTGKMTDNLQRFIIQLDRDYATDYEGKYSFMGLIKAVQQRHIRITAIDSFVSYYGLKPGQAGTNRVKLMNYYSHLLINKYQLHHQNKWIALVGNTHSNTFFNIPGVAELNRAVGTRVRDIPQNEAGGIFKDPGEVCNSIQSCRGNVLQGDILLEMAVVNPPGWVTIPRIRNTLKKPGHFAICRKGNKNVLTYMNRDSVIQDIPIESGEDNKFYLDTNENKWQGVASERFERLDAMIDFIINERGMKLLAL, from the coding sequence TTGGCCAGAATAATATTATCTTCCGCCGACCTGTATGGCGGGGGAGAGGATGAGTTATTATCTCTGGAGCAGGAAAAATCTGCGGTTCGCTTCTGGTTTTTCAGTAATGTTCTGGGAAGTTCCCTGGTGGAGAATATTACAAAAAAAATTGCGTCCTTTCATCCTTATCCTTTTGATTATACGCCCATTGCTATTAAGGATGTCTTCTCTGTAACAAAGCTGTATAGTTACGGTAATCTCTATTTAAAAAGGCTTGGAGAAAATTATACTGATGCATTTAAAAAGATGTGGAATTCTATACTTCATGAAGAGATGCCCTTTCTCAAGTTTGCCGATACTTTAGATAAAACTTTTGTACTGCACGGTGAGAAATTCGCTTCTCTTTATGCAGGAACGAGGTTTTTAAGTGATGTTAAAAAATCGAACTATAGCGCAGAAGAAGCCGTCAAAGCCGGTGATGTAATATGGAAATATGCGTTAAGTGGTCATTTCACAGAAGATCAACTAGGTTATCTCCAGGCGCCGGCCATTTATTTTATGGCCCGACATTCACCAGACAAAGTCGCTTATGTGATGCCATTCAACGAAACCAGTGCTGTTGCCGTTCTCGAATACATACGATACAGAAAAATGAACGCATTGATTCCGCTCTTCAACAATTATAGCACGGCGGTCAAATCATGGCTCACTAAGAGGAAGCTGGCAGACAAGATTATATCTCAGTGCCCCACAGGAGAACTTTACTCTCTGCCTGATATAGCTGATGGCATCCGCCATGAACAGGAGCGTCGTAAAAAGGGCGTTGATGCATCAAGACAAATTTATATGAATGGAATGAGAAAACCTTGTAAGAGTGCGCCAGAGAATTTGAACAGTAAGTATCTGGAGCTAACAAGTCACGTCGCAGACAGCTTCTACCAGTTCGACCAATTCCTCGTTAATTCAGCATTTGAAGATTTACCAATAATTGAGTATCAATTTATTACGGCTAAAGAGTCCATCATGTGTCCGGTTGATTTTAGTATGCATACAGATAAGCCGCGGGGCCTCTCAATCAGGCCGGTAAGAGATATGGATATAAAAGTTTCCCTGGAGAAAACCGAGCTTATTTCCGTTATGCAGGCAGCTGAAGAGAGAATATACGCGCTGGTGGAACAAATCGAAACGGCAGGAGGGTATAAGGTTATCAGGGTTGATCGTGATATCCTTAAATTCATCAGTGCCGGAATTTTAGATTACAACAAATTCGCAGCTAACTGCCGGGTCGTTGGTAATGAGTTAAAAAGCAATCATGACACTTTTTTCTTTTCAATAAAATCCGTTCTCAACACAGTTGTAGCCAGAGAGGGTAATATTGAATTTCTCGTTAATTTTTTAAGCGCAAAGCATCGTGAGAATCTTTATCATTCTCTTTATGAATCGGGTAACGATCAATCAGATTTTATAAGTATGTGGAACGTGCTCAAGCATATTATCCCTTTATATGACTGTATTGATGGAATAGTAAAAAACGAGCCTGCTCAGGCTTTACCTTCATGCCTGATGGATGCATTATCACTGACGCCCGGAGTCGGTATTGCGACAAATCTTAGCGGGCGTTTTGCTATCAGCCTTTCAACCGGCATCCGTCATGGCATCGCTACTGTAGGCAAAGCGGGGATCGCATTGGCGGTTAAAAATACGCTTAAGCATGTCAGCCTGCCCAGCATCGGCGAAATGGCCATATTAGGAAAAACAGCACTCAGAAGCATCGATCCAGGTTTTGAACTGCTGTCGACCGCCAGCAGGAGTTTTAGTGCGAAAATCAAGGTACTGCTGGCTTCCGATAAAAATACGGCTGACCTGGCTGCCAGGATCACTCCATCGAACGCTATCGGTAGCAGGCAACTTGCACCAGCAGATGAAGCACTAATGGCTTTGGTACCCGGTACGGAATTAAGAATACCTCTTAAAAGTATCGTGAATAATAATGGGCAGAACGTTTATGTGCGGTTTAACCCTGAAACGGGAGAAGCATTCGGAATACATTATCATCTCGAAGGCGAACAGCTTCATCAAATCGCTATGAAATATCCTGTTGAGAGTGACTATGCTGAAAATAACCTTGAATATACACTGGGTGATGTAACTCCATTAAATCGCGATAATCTTCTTACGCTGACTTCTGATGGTAAAGGCGTATACAGATATATCGATGCGTTTACACATCAAATTACGCACGCATTAAAAATTAATGGGCAATTTTATCGGGTTCGTCCCGGAGGGCAGGAGTGGTTGTGGCACGTTGACGGTAAAAATGATATCAAGCTTGCCCGTTTTGATGACGTTTATTATAAAGTCGATGAAGATAAAATAATGGACGTGAAGTATACAACCTGCCGGTCACGGCGCGCACCCACCGGGCACTGCATACGTTTGTCCCCCAAACTTGAAAATGCTTTCAAAGAAAATAAGCGCTGGGGAGTCACAATACATGATATCCCCTATATCAGACCCGCAGATTCTCACCCAGGGCTGTATATTGATGCAGATCGAAAGATTTATATAAAATATGAGAATGTCTACTTCAGACTGAAGAATGAACACAAAAATAAACCGGATGACATCCTTTCAGTCATAAGACCCAAAACGGGCTTATTTTCGGGAAATGTTATCACTAGAAGAATAGCAGAAGTTACCGTCAGCAGACAAAAAGGGGCATATCACTTCACCACGCCGGAAGAGAATATGAGTGAATGTGCCGGAGTCAGTAAAGACGTTTCAGAGCTGCATTCTGCGATGAGAAGGTTATCATTTGCTGATTATCACTCTTATGATATACCCGAAGAGATGAGAGAAACTATTCAAGTGATGGATAAAAAAACATTGCAGGATAGAGACTATTACTTTCATGGCTTGAGGCCATCACAGCAGGATGTCGTCGATAAGTTCAGAAAAATAACAGATGATATGCTGCTGGATGCCGAAGAATTTTTTAAAAGGGAAGCGGGCAATTTCAATAAATGTGATATTCCCACCATTGCCTCAACGGATGAGCCGAAAGATGTTTTAAAAAAAATATATGATAAAGCAGGTGGCATTGTTATCGGGGAATCTCACTCTTCGATAGCGAGTAAAAAATTCATTGTCGACAATATAGATCGACTCTATGAAAACGGCGTCAGAACGATTTTCATGGAACATCTGCAGAAGGATATGCACCAGGCCGATTTGGATAATTACTTAGTAACGGGGAAAATGACGGACAATCTGCAACGTTTCATCATACAGTTGGATCGTGATTATGCTACCGACTATGAGGGCAAATATTCATTTATGGGGCTGATTAAAGCCGTACAGCAGAGACATATCCGCATCACGGCTATCGACTCATTTGTCAGTTATTATGGTTTGAAGCCAGGTCAGGCCGGGACTAACAGAGTGAAATTAATGAATTACTACTCTCATTTACTGATAAATAAATATCAGCTGCACCACCAAAATAAATGGATTGCTTTGGTGGGTAATACCCATTCAAATACCTTCTTTAATATACCGGGCGTGGCTGAATTAAACAGAGCGGTAGGGACCAGGGTCAGAGACATCCCACAGAATGAAGCGGGAGGGATATTTAAAGATCCTGGCGAAGTTTGTAATTCTATTCAATCATGTAGGGGGAATGTGCTACAAGGGGATATCTTGCTTGAAATGGCGGTAGTTAATCCGCCCGGCTGGGTGACAATTCCTCGGATAAGAAACACTTTGAAAAAACCTGGCCATTTTGCTATTTGCAGGAAAGGTAATAAAAATGTACTGACCTATATGAACAGGGACTCAGTTATTCAGGATATCCCCATCGAATCAGGTGAGGATAATAAGTTCTACCTGGACACAAACGAAAACAAGTGGCAGGGGGTTGCCAGCGAGCGGTTTGAACGCCTTGATGCGATGATAGACTTCATTATAAATGAGCGAGGAATGAAGCTGCTTGCCTTATAA